From the genome of Maribacter algicola, one region includes:
- a CDS encoding NAD(P)/FAD-dependent oxidoreductase, producing MSSHHQILVIGGGTAGIMVASQLIKQKKLRDVAVIEPSDTHYYQPAWTLVGAGTYDFDKTARPMSTVMPKEATWIKDKATGFDPENNIVHTATQGDISYDYLVVVPGLAYDYSLVPGLGEAMDKGVVCSNYTDPKHTWNVIKNFKGGTALFTQPTTPIKCGGAPQKIMYLAESHFRKSGVRDKTDVVFATSGTVIFGVKEVAKTLMEVVDRKDINLRFYHKLVAVDGDKKIAWYELGKDITAGGCVVMAGEDDDRLLDDSFQYNYKDVKVTVDGNRYGIHYDMLHTAPPSVAPEFVKNSVLVNDAGWLDVDHKTMQHTKYPNIFGLGDVAALPTAKTGAAIRKQVPIVVDNIDKLIKTKSMGSKAYNGYSSCPLVTDYGKMVLAEFDYNNNFTPDPKLKQMLVFDSSKEHWRLWMLKKYGLPYLYWNKMMKGQDV from the coding sequence ATGAGCTCACATCATCAAATACTTGTTATTGGAGGGGGAACGGCCGGAATCATGGTGGCATCGCAATTGATAAAGCAAAAAAAACTCAGGGATGTAGCGGTCATTGAACCATCTGACACCCATTATTACCAGCCGGCATGGACCTTGGTAGGTGCAGGCACCTATGATTTTGACAAAACCGCTAGACCCATGTCGACCGTTATGCCCAAGGAAGCTACATGGATCAAGGACAAGGCGACAGGGTTCGATCCTGAAAATAATATAGTACATACGGCTACCCAAGGGGATATATCCTACGACTATTTAGTAGTGGTTCCAGGATTGGCCTACGATTATAGCTTGGTTCCAGGTCTAGGAGAGGCCATGGACAAAGGTGTGGTGTGCAGTAATTATACGGATCCGAAACACACTTGGAACGTAATCAAAAACTTTAAGGGAGGAACTGCCCTGTTTACCCAGCCTACAACCCCGATCAAATGCGGTGGGGCTCCACAAAAAATAATGTATCTAGCGGAAAGCCATTTTAGAAAAAGTGGTGTAAGGGACAAAACCGATGTCGTTTTTGCAACCAGTGGAACGGTCATATTTGGGGTTAAGGAAGTGGCCAAAACATTAATGGAAGTTGTGGATAGAAAGGATATCAATCTGCGGTTTTACCATAAATTGGTGGCCGTGGATGGAGACAAAAAAATCGCTTGGTACGAGCTTGGAAAGGATATCACTGCAGGTGGTTGTGTGGTGATGGCCGGTGAGGACGATGACAGGCTTTTGGACGACTCCTTCCAATACAACTACAAGGACGTTAAGGTAACCGTAGACGGAAACCGATACGGTATCCATTACGATATGTTGCATACCGCTCCCCCTTCCGTTGCTCCTGAATTTGTCAAAAATTCTGTTTTGGTGAACGATGCCGGATGGTTGGATGTAGACCATAAAACCATGCAGCATACCAAATATCCCAATATTTTTGGATTGGGTGATGTAGCGGCCTTACCAACGGCAAAAACCGGAGCTGCCATTCGCAAACAAGTTCCCATAGTTGTGGATAACATCGATAAACTGATTAAAACAAAATCCATGGGCTCAAAAGCCTACAATGGATATTCTTCCTGTCCCTTAGTAACCGATTATGGTAAGATGGTCTTGGCAGAATTTGACTATAACAACAATTTTACACCGGATCCCAAATTAAAACAGATGTTGGTTTTTGATTCCTCCAAAGAGCATTGGAGACTATGGATGCTAAAAAAATACGGACTCCCTTATTTATACTGGAACAAGATGATGAAAGGCCAAGACGTTTAA
- a CDS encoding sterol desaturase family protein, with protein sequence MEYLKAFYNSFLGTLNWTWKSILFEVPWYTNFFWGLILISLVVWALEIAFPWRKEQGIFRKDFWLDAFYMFFNFFLFAIVVSGVYKILQLFFADMGITAKSLALIDFTAWPSWTQLLVFFLILDFVQWFTHILLHRFEVLWNFHKVHHSVKEMGFAAHLRYHWMENILYKPLKTFGVMILGGFEPEQAYIVHFFAIAIGHLNHSNIKITWGPLKYLLNNPVMHLYHHAYNLPSDKRYGVNFGISLSLWDYIFKTHYIPEDSGTVKLGYPGDEDMPQDFIGQNISGFGLHKKKS encoded by the coding sequence ATGGAATATTTAAAGGCTTTTTACAATTCTTTTTTGGGCACCCTAAACTGGACTTGGAAATCCATATTATTTGAGGTGCCCTGGTATACGAACTTTTTTTGGGGTCTTATCTTGATATCCTTGGTAGTTTGGGCATTGGAAATTGCCTTTCCCTGGCGTAAGGAACAAGGGATCTTCAGGAAGGACTTTTGGTTGGATGCCTTTTATATGTTTTTCAACTTTTTCCTTTTTGCGATTGTTGTCAGTGGTGTTTATAAGATACTTCAATTGTTTTTTGCTGATATGGGAATTACGGCCAAAAGTTTGGCCTTAATTGATTTTACGGCTTGGCCCTCTTGGACCCAATTGTTGGTTTTCTTTTTGATATTGGATTTTGTCCAGTGGTTTACACATATTCTTTTACACCGGTTTGAGGTGCTTTGGAATTTCCATAAGGTACACCACAGTGTAAAGGAAATGGGGTTCGCCGCACATTTGCGCTACCATTGGATGGAAAACATCCTATACAAACCTTTAAAGACTTTTGGGGTGATGATCTTGGGCGGTTTTGAGCCGGAACAAGCGTATATCGTCCATTTTTTTGCCATAGCTATTGGGCATCTGAACCACTCAAATATCAAGATTACCTGGGGACCTTTGAAATATCTTTTGAACAATCCGGTAATGCATCTGTACCACCACGCCTACAACCTGCCATCGGATAAGCGATATGGTGTCAATTTCGGAATCAGTTTAAGTCTGTGGGATTATATTTTTAAGACCCATTATATTCCGGAGGATAGCGGTACAGTCAAATTAGGATACCCGGGCGATGAGGATATGCCACAGGATTTTATTGGCCAGAATATTTCTGGCTTCGGATTACATAAAAAGAAATCTTGA
- a CDS encoding YgaP family membrane protein → MKKNMGSADKTIRIIIALAVFALYYFNVIGGTLAYVLMALAAIFLLTSFISFCPLYTLFGINTCKTK, encoded by the coding sequence ATGAAAAAAAATATGGGTAGTGCGGATAAAACCATCCGAATCATAATCGCATTGGCAGTTTTTGCCTTGTATTACTTCAATGTCATTGGAGGAACATTGGCCTATGTATTGATGGCCTTGGCCGCCATTTTTCTATTGACCAGTTTCATCAGTTTTTGTCCGCTGTATACACTCTTCGGAATTAATACCTGCAAAACAAAGTAA
- a CDS encoding sulfite exporter TauE/SafE family protein: MEVLHIFGYISALIIGISLGLIGGGGSILAVPVLAYLFSVNEKVATAYSLFIVGASALVGGWKQHLKGYVDWRTALVFGIPAIVGVSLVRHYLVPVLPDVLFEMGGFQFTRRMGMFGLFAFLMIPAAYSMLRTKKEVPKKVGGEVKYNYPLILAEGLLVGGITGLIGAGGGFLIIPALVILANVEMKVAVGTSLIIIAVKSLMGFFLGDALTMEINWSFLLLFTGLSFLGIFIGSYIGNYIDGNKLKKGFGYFILVMAVFIFYMEFFSIP; this comes from the coding sequence ATGGAAGTACTCCACATATTTGGTTACATCAGCGCATTGATCATTGGAATATCCTTAGGCCTTATTGGTGGTGGCGGTTCCATTTTGGCTGTACCCGTTCTCGCCTACCTTTTTTCCGTAAATGAAAAAGTGGCCACGGCCTATTCGCTTTTTATAGTTGGGGCCAGTGCCCTTGTGGGCGGATGGAAACAACACCTTAAGGGCTATGTTGATTGGAGGACTGCCCTTGTGTTTGGCATACCGGCCATTGTTGGGGTAAGCTTGGTTAGACATTATCTAGTTCCCGTATTACCCGACGTTTTATTTGAAATGGGCGGTTTTCAATTTACCCGCCGTATGGGTATGTTCGGGCTGTTCGCCTTCTTGATGATACCGGCCGCATACTCTATGTTAAGAACAAAAAAGGAAGTCCCTAAAAAAGTAGGTGGAGAGGTTAAATATAACTACCCGCTCATCTTGGCCGAAGGCCTGCTGGTTGGAGGCATTACCGGATTAATTGGTGCTGGCGGAGGTTTTTTGATCATTCCGGCCCTGGTCATTTTGGCCAATGTAGAAATGAAGGTCGCCGTGGGCACCTCTTTGATAATTATTGCGGTAAAATCCTTGATGGGCTTTTTCTTGGGGGATGCCTTGACCATGGAAATCAACTGGTCCTTCCTTCTCCTGTTCACCGGTCTCTCTTTTTTAGGAATTTTCATTGGTAGTTATATTGGAAACTACATCGATGGCAATAAATTAAAGAAGGGCTTCGGATATTTTATACTGGTAATGGCCGTTTTCATTTTTTATATGGAGTTTTTTTCCATTCCATAA
- a CDS encoding 3-keto-disaccharide hydrolase — MKTTLALTVTTLSFSIVGFAQEPDWEKMYKESQKTEVYQPVPPKVVPGNFFGEAPSDALILFDGTDLGKWTYDNPKNPESWKVVDGILTVDKKAGSLTTKDTYMDYQLHLEYQIPKDITGEGQSRGNSGIFLAYLGLDESGLFEEGYEIQILDNYNNETYVNGQVGSMYKQSIPLANAAKAPGEWQTYDIVWRAPRFNEDGSVASPASVTALHNGVLVQNNYELKGITPWIGPPSYRKHGASPIRLQAHGDPSEPISFRNIWLREL; from the coding sequence GTGAAAACAACATTAGCGCTTACCGTAACCACTTTATCATTTTCCATAGTGGGTTTTGCCCAGGAACCAGACTGGGAAAAAATGTATAAGGAATCCCAAAAAACGGAGGTCTACCAACCTGTTCCTCCCAAAGTGGTTCCCGGGAATTTTTTTGGGGAGGCACCATCGGATGCCCTTATCCTTTTTGATGGAACCGATTTGGGCAAGTGGACCTATGACAATCCCAAAAATCCAGAATCCTGGAAAGTAGTCGACGGTATCTTGACCGTTGACAAAAAAGCCGGTAGTCTTACCACAAAGGATACATACATGGACTACCAACTCCATTTGGAATATCAAATCCCCAAGGATATAACGGGCGAGGGACAAAGCAGGGGAAATAGCGGTATTTTTTTAGCCTATTTAGGCCTTGATGAAAGCGGGTTGTTCGAGGAGGGATATGAAATCCAAATATTGGACAATTACAATAACGAAACATACGTAAATGGACAAGTGGGCTCTATGTACAAACAGTCCATTCCCTTGGCCAATGCCGCAAAGGCACCGGGTGAATGGCAGACCTATGATATCGTCTGGAGAGCCCCTCGTTTTAATGAAGATGGCAGTGTAGCATCACCCGCCAGCGTTACCGCCCTGCACAATGGTGTTCTAGTACAAAACAATTATGAATTAAAAGGCATAACACCTTGGATAGGTCCACCAAGTTATAGAAAGCATGGTGCTTCCCCTATTCGTCTTCAGGCCCATGGGGATCCCAGTGAACCCATCAGTTTTAGAAATATATGGCTTAGGGAACTGTAA
- a CDS encoding MBL fold metallo-hydrolase: MKVEQIYTGCLAQGAYYIESKGEVAIIDPLREVKPYINRAKLDDAKIKYIFETHFHADFVSGHVTLAKETGAPIVFGPNANPNFEAIIAEDNQEFKLGEVTIKVLHTPGHTMESTTYLLKDKDGKDHAIFSGDTLFLGDVGRPDLAQKMGVLTEKDLAGFLYDSLREKIMPLADDVIVYPAHGAGSACGKNMMKETVDTLGNQKKMNYALRADMTKEEFIKEVTDGLLPPPQYFPLNVKMNKEGYEDIEQVLERGTRALSPKAFEVAANETGAIVLDVRNAADFAKGHIPRSIFIGLDGSFAPWVGALIADVQQPILLVAPKGLEEEAVTRLSRVGFDNTLGYLEGGFEAWKKASMEYDTVSQVDAVELKNELENDNAPVFDVRKSSEYLSEHVLEAYNTPLDYLNDHLSEFPEKETFYVHCAGGYRSMIAASILKSRGIHNLIDVKGGFKAINEAGIPVSEYVCPSTL, from the coding sequence ATGAAAGTAGAACAGATTTACACAGGTTGCCTGGCCCAGGGAGCCTATTATATAGAAAGTAAAGGTGAAGTTGCTATCATCGACCCTTTAAGGGAGGTAAAGCCTTATATCAACAGGGCCAAACTGGATGATGCTAAGATCAAGTATATTTTTGAGACACATTTTCATGCCGACTTTGTGAGCGGTCACGTTACGTTGGCCAAAGAGACGGGGGCGCCCATTGTTTTTGGTCCCAACGCCAATCCCAATTTTGAAGCGATAATAGCAGAGGACAATCAGGAATTCAAACTGGGCGAGGTAACCATAAAGGTACTTCATACTCCGGGGCATACCATGGAAAGTACCACCTATCTTTTAAAGGACAAAGATGGAAAGGATCATGCCATTTTTAGTGGCGACACCTTGTTCCTGGGTGATGTTGGCAGACCTGACCTCGCGCAAAAAATGGGTGTTTTGACAGAAAAAGACCTTGCCGGATTTCTATACGATAGCCTTCGGGAGAAAATAATGCCCCTTGCCGATGATGTTATCGTTTATCCCGCACACGGGGCAGGTTCCGCCTGTGGAAAGAATATGATGAAGGAAACCGTGGATACCCTTGGCAACCAGAAAAAAATGAACTATGCCCTACGCGCGGATATGACCAAAGAGGAATTTATAAAAGAAGTTACGGACGGTTTGTTGCCACCACCACAATACTTCCCTCTGAACGTAAAAATGAATAAAGAGGGTTATGAGGATATAGAACAGGTGCTTGAAAGGGGCACTAGGGCCTTGTCACCAAAAGCCTTTGAAGTGGCCGCGAATGAAACCGGCGCCATTGTACTGGATGTGCGTAATGCTGCCGATTTTGCCAAAGGACACATCCCTAGGTCCATATTCATAGGTCTCGATGGTAGCTTTGCACCTTGGGTAGGTGCCTTGATAGCAGATGTGCAACAACCCATTTTATTGGTCGCCCCAAAAGGACTGGAAGAGGAAGCCGTAACCAGATTGTCCCGAGTAGGTTTTGACAATACCCTAGGATACTTGGAAGGTGGATTCGAGGCCTGGAAAAAGGCCTCCATGGAATATGATACCGTAAGTCAGGTGGATGCTGTAGAATTGAAAAATGAACTGGAAAACGACAATGCACCCGTATTCGATGTACGAAAAAGTAGTGAATACCTATCAGAACATGTGCTGGAAGCGTATAACACGCCCTTGGATTATTTGAACGATCACCTATCCGAATTTCCTGAAAAGGAAACCTTTTACGTACATTGTGCCGGAGGTTATAGGAGCATGATCGCCGCTTCCATACTTAAAAGTAGGGGCATACATAATTTAATCGATGTAAAAGGTGGTTTTAAGGCCATCAATGAGGCAGGAATACCGGTTTCCGAATATGTTTGCCCATCTACCTTATAA
- a CDS encoding rhodanese-like domain-containing protein, translating to MSFLSALFGSKNTTETGNIVILDKTDYATAISGPKVQLVDVRTPSEYNGGHIKKAINIDFFNASNFKVAFEKMDKTKPVYVYCRSGARSQKAARKLVAMGFNQIYDLRGGYNAWN from the coding sequence ATGTCATTTCTAAGCGCACTATTTGGTTCCAAAAATACTACCGAAACGGGAAACATTGTCATTTTGGACAAAACCGACTATGCAACGGCCATTAGCGGCCCTAAAGTACAATTGGTGGATGTAAGAACACCCTCGGAATACAATGGAGGCCATATCAAAAAAGCCATCAATATCGATTTTTTCAATGCCTCGAACTTCAAAGTGGCCTTTGAAAAAATGGATAAGACCAAACCTGTGTATGTGTATTGCCGATCTGGGGCAAGAAGCCAAAAAGCGGCCCGCAAGCTTGTAGCCATGGGTTTTAACCAAATATATGACTTACGGGGAGGTTATAATGCCTGGAATTAA
- a CDS encoding MBL fold metallo-hydrolase, translated as MKVEQIYTGCLAHAAYYIESKGEAAVFDPLREVQPYLDRAKKDNAEIKYVFETHFHADFVSGHLDLQKKAGAKIVFGPGAKPAYEAITAEDGQIFEVGDYKVKVIHTPGHTMESTTYLLIDEKGNEHGIITGDTLFIGDVGRPDLAQHVVSELTEEKLAGHLFDSLRNKIMPLSDELIVYPNHGAGSACGKMMSKETTDTLGNQKKVNYALRADMTKEEFIKELLTGLTTPPGYFPKNVLMNIKGYESLDNIMDRATTPYSPEAFEAVANETGALVLDTRDAADFAKGFIPNSINIGLEGSFAQWVGEMIPDIKQEILLVTYDGKEEEAITRLSRVGYDNTVGFLKGGFEAWKDSGKEFEMVNRISAAELEKAMKDERPLIIDVRKKSEFDSEHLLGAINIPLNEINQHLAEFPKDTTFVLHCAGGYRSMIAASILKQRGWQDFADVEGGFADLSKTKLPKSDYVCPSTML; from the coding sequence ATGAAAGTAGAACAAATTTATACAGGGTGCTTGGCACATGCGGCATATTATATTGAAAGCAAAGGCGAAGCTGCCGTATTTGACCCACTACGTGAAGTTCAGCCTTATTTGGATCGGGCAAAAAAGGACAACGCCGAGATCAAATATGTTTTTGAGACCCATTTCCATGCGGATTTTGTCAGCGGGCACTTGGACCTCCAGAAAAAAGCCGGAGCAAAAATCGTGTTTGGACCGGGAGCCAAACCTGCCTATGAAGCGATTACCGCGGAAGACGGTCAAATTTTTGAGGTTGGTGACTACAAGGTAAAGGTAATCCACACACCGGGACATACTATGGAAAGTACTACCTATTTACTAATTGATGAAAAAGGAAACGAACATGGAATTATCACTGGCGACACCTTGTTTATTGGAGATGTGGGCAGACCTGATTTGGCACAGCATGTGGTATCGGAATTGACCGAGGAAAAATTGGCGGGACATCTATTCGATTCCCTTCGAAACAAAATCATGCCATTGAGCGACGAACTGATTGTATATCCCAACCATGGAGCTGGTTCCGCTTGTGGCAAAATGATGAGCAAGGAAACTACTGATACGTTAGGGAATCAAAAAAAAGTAAATTATGCCCTTCGAGCAGATATGACCAAAGAGGAATTCATCAAGGAATTGCTTACTGGACTAACCACACCACCCGGCTATTTTCCCAAAAATGTTTTAATGAACATTAAAGGATACGAGAGTCTGGACAATATCATGGACAGGGCCACTACACCCTACTCCCCCGAGGCGTTTGAAGCCGTGGCCAATGAAACCGGAGCTTTGGTACTCGATACGCGGGATGCGGCCGATTTTGCAAAGGGCTTTATACCCAACAGTATCAATATAGGTTTGGAAGGAAGTTTTGCCCAATGGGTAGGTGAAATGATTCCGGATATTAAACAGGAAATTCTTCTGGTGACCTACGATGGAAAAGAGGAAGAGGCCATTACCCGCTTATCCAGGGTGGGCTATGACAACACCGTGGGCTTTTTGAAGGGGGGCTTTGAGGCTTGGAAGGACTCCGGTAAGGAATTTGAAATGGTCAATCGCATTTCGGCCGCGGAACTGGAAAAAGCTATGAAAGATGAAAGGCCATTGATTATAGACGTTCGCAAAAAAAGCGAATTTGATTCCGAGCATCTCCTTGGTGCCATCAACATCCCGCTTAATGAAATAAACCAACATTTGGCAGAATTTCCAAAGGACACCACTTTTGTCCTGCATTGCGCCGGTGGCTATAGAAGTATGATTGCCGCATCCATTCTGAAACAACGCGGATGGCAGGATTTTGCGGACGTAGAGGGTGGTTTTGCAGATCTTTCCAAAACAAAACTTCCAAAATCGGATTATGTGTGTCCGTCCACTATGTTATAA
- a CDS encoding DUF2200 domain-containing protein, with protein sequence MSEPKKHRIYTMTFAGVYPHYVTKAEKKGRTRKEVDTIIFWLTGYDKASLDKIISNKINFEAFFEEAPRLNPNVSKITGVICGHRVEDIEDELIRKVRYLDKLIDELAKGKSMEKILRQ encoded by the coding sequence ATGTCCGAACCTAAAAAACATCGCATCTATACCATGACCTTCGCAGGGGTATATCCCCATTATGTAACAAAAGCAGAAAAAAAGGGTAGAACAAGGAAAGAAGTTGACACCATTATTTTCTGGTTGACAGGGTATGATAAGGCTTCATTGGACAAAATAATTTCGAATAAGATAAACTTTGAGGCCTTTTTCGAAGAAGCTCCCAGACTCAATCCAAATGTTTCCAAAATAACCGGGGTCATTTGTGGGCACAGAGTTGAAGATATAGAGGACGAGCTCATACGGAAAGTACGCTACTTGGATAAACTGATAGACGAATTGGCCAAAGGAAAATCCATGGAAAAAATTTTACGGCAATAA
- a CDS encoding Crp/Fnr family transcriptional regulator: MIQELTESYGTIFEKDLINEIAQVGTFKEVPEGYKLIEIGDYIKGMPLLISGAIKILREDNDGDELLLYYLEKGDTCSMTMACCMGDSKSEIRAITETDSKLIMVPMQKMEEWTVKYKSWRNFVFNSYHERLNELLSTLDSIAFDKMDARLINYLKEKARINKGDIIHNTHQEIAYELHSSRVVISRLLKKLEQMGSIELHRNYIKILDL, translated from the coding sequence ATGATACAGGAACTTACAGAAAGCTATGGGACTATCTTTGAAAAGGACCTCATCAATGAAATCGCACAGGTAGGCACCTTTAAAGAGGTTCCAGAAGGATACAAACTCATCGAAATTGGCGACTATATCAAAGGAATGCCCCTTTTAATTTCTGGAGCCATCAAAATCCTTCGAGAAGATAATGACGGCGATGAATTGTTATTGTATTATCTGGAAAAAGGAGATACGTGTTCCATGACTATGGCCTGCTGCATGGGCGATTCAAAAAGTGAAATTAGGGCAATAACGGAAACCGATAGCAAACTAATTATGGTTCCCATGCAAAAAATGGAGGAATGGACCGTTAAATATAAATCTTGGCGAAATTTTGTTTTTAACAGCTATCATGAACGATTGAACGAACTGTTGAGTACCTTGGATAGCATTGCATTTGATAAAATGGATGCCCGCCTGATCAATTACCTTAAGGAAAAAGCCAGGATCAATAAGGGCGACATTATTCACAATACCCACCAAGAAATAGCTTATGAACTGCATAGTTCCAGGGTGGTGATTTCCAGACTGCTAAAAAAGCTGGAACAGATGGGTTCCATTGAATTACACCGCAACTACATAAAAATTTTGGATTTATAA
- a CDS encoding c-type heme family protein: MKKILLIIPLIFLASCKNSGETEKSISQVAIEKPAFTQQEALRGKELLEAKCYVCHGPDASENARIAPPMVAIKARYLMDNPNKEEFANAIWKFVEKPSLEKGKMKGALKRFGVMPYQPYKEEEIRLLSDYIYEFKIEEPDCFKEHWEKGHGGKGDYQQQGKVFHNGAEPAEKSIKQLGLEMAQSTQKVLGKNLMGSMQKEGPVAALKFCNERAYPLTDSMATVHGAKIKRVSEKARNPLNKANSQEMEQIAYFKEKIGAKEDYEPIVIENGDKTQFYYPIVTNDMCLKCHGKPGEDIATEVVSILRERYPSDAATGYSTNEVRGIWSIVLENTNN, encoded by the coding sequence ATGAAAAAAATCCTATTGATAATCCCGCTTATATTTTTGGCAAGCTGCAAAAATTCAGGGGAAACTGAAAAATCGATTTCCCAGGTAGCAATAGAAAAACCAGCTTTTACCCAACAAGAAGCTTTAAGGGGTAAGGAACTCTTGGAAGCAAAATGTTATGTCTGTCATGGTCCCGATGCCAGCGAGAATGCCCGCATCGCCCCTCCAATGGTGGCCATTAAGGCAAGATACCTCATGGACAACCCCAACAAGGAGGAATTCGCCAATGCCATTTGGAAGTTTGTTGAAAAACCTAGCCTTGAGAAAGGCAAAATGAAGGGTGCCCTAAAAAGGTTCGGGGTTATGCCCTATCAACCTTACAAGGAAGAAGAAATACGACTCCTATCGGATTACATCTATGAATTTAAAATAGAAGAGCCGGACTGCTTCAAGGAACATTGGGAGAAAGGCCACGGCGGAAAGGGTGATTATCAACAACAAGGAAAGGTCTTCCATAATGGCGCCGAACCTGCAGAAAAATCCATTAAACAACTAGGATTGGAAATGGCCCAAAGTACCCAAAAGGTGTTGGGTAAAAACCTTATGGGCTCAATGCAAAAAGAAGGTCCGGTCGCCGCATTGAAGTTTTGCAATGAAAGGGCCTATCCGTTAACGGACAGCATGGCAACAGTGCATGGGGCCAAAATTAAAAGGGTATCGGAAAAGGCCCGAAATCCCCTAAATAAGGCAAACTCCCAAGAAATGGAACAAATCGCCTATTTCAAGGAAAAAATCGGTGCAAAAGAGGACTACGAACCTATAGTAATCGAGAACGGCGACAAAACGCAATTCTACTACCCTATCGTTACCAACGATATGTGCTTAAAATGTCACGGAAAACCAGGCGAGGATATTGCCACTGAGGTAGTCTCCATCCTGAGGGAACGCTACCCTAGTGATGCCGCAACCGGCTATTCCACCAATGAAGTACGGGGAATATGGAGTATCGTTTTGGAAAATACGAATAATTAG
- a CDS encoding DUF983 domain-containing protein, which yields MFGKGSKLYSILFLKCPRCHEGAFLEANPYKLSNFNKVKENCPKCNLKYSIEPSFYYGSMYVSYAVGVAVAVAVYVLTLLFGLDLSILGIFGAIVGVLVLAMPWIAAVSKLIWANFFFHYNKEIAEKVK from the coding sequence ATGTTCGGCAAAGGTTCCAAATTGTACAGTATTCTTTTTTTAAAATGCCCAAGATGCCATGAAGGGGCCTTTTTGGAGGCTAATCCCTATAAATTGAGTAACTTCAACAAAGTAAAGGAGAACTGTCCAAAATGTAATCTAAAATACAGTATAGAACCCAGTTTTTATTACGGAAGCATGTATGTTTCCTATGCTGTGGGCGTAGCGGTAGCCGTGGCGGTTTATGTTCTTACGTTGTTATTTGGCCTGGATTTAAGTATTCTTGGAATTTTTGGGGCTATCGTAGGCGTATTGGTATTGGCCATGCCATGGATTGCGGCCGTATCAAAGTTGATTTGGGCGAATTTCTTCTTCCACTATAATAAGGAAATTGCCGAGAAAGTTAAATAA
- a CDS encoding heavy-metal-associated domain-containing protein, whose product MKTTLIVQNLKCGGCAKTIVNKVSELENISDVAVDVENSSVSFVYQDLEDALKVKEKLQKIGYPSVDMENTTAAKLISYLSCATGKMK is encoded by the coding sequence ATGAAAACAACGCTCATAGTTCAGAACCTTAAATGTGGGGGCTGCGCAAAAACGATCGTTAACAAAGTGTCGGAATTGGAAAATATATCGGACGTAGCCGTAGATGTTGAAAACTCTTCGGTTTCCTTTGTATATCAGGATTTGGAGGATGCCCTAAAAGTTAAGGAGAAACTTCAAAAAATAGGGTACCCATCCGTAGATATGGAAAACACCACAGCGGCCAAGTTAATTTCCTATTTGAGCTGTGCTACTGGCAAAATGAAATAG